From a region of the Luteolibacter arcticus genome:
- a CDS encoding type II toxin-antitoxin system HicB family antitoxin has product MKKKTDIYHRWVAWSEEDQVYIGRCPDLFGGGVHGDDPVEVARELQEVIDEWENDLTADGTPFPPARVRPMVEVA; this is encoded by the coding sequence ATGAAAAAGAAAACCGACATCTATCACCGCTGGGTCGCTTGGTCGGAAGAAGATCAGGTCTATATCGGCCGCTGCCCCGACCTTTTCGGTGGGGGCGTCCACGGCGACGATCCGGTTGAGGTCGCCCGGGAGCTGCAAGAGGTCATCGATGAGTGGGAGAACGATCTGACTGCCGACGGTACTCCGTTTCCCCCTGCAAGAGTCCGCCCGATGGTTGAAGTCGCTTGA
- the leuB gene encoding 3-isopropylmalate dehydrogenase, with the protein MSRSYRIAVLSGDGIGPEVMTEALRVLDAVETKFGFTTTREERFVGGAAIDATGHPLPPETIASCEASDGILFGSVGGPKWESLPPDIQPERGALLPLRKHFGLFANLRPGVCLPSLTHASPVKNELIPNGFDVLCVRELTGGVYFGQPKGREERDGEPVAFDTMIYRQSEIDRILRVAFTAAMGRGKRLVSVDKANVLATSVLWRETAVQVAKDFPEVELSHLYVDNAAMQLVRRPDSFDVLVTENLFGDILSDEMAMISGSLGMLPSASLGKQKDGGLYFGMYEPSGGSAPDIAGKGIANPIAQILSTAMLLRFSLGENDAAAAIEAAVAKAIDEGFRTGDIATGAAGETKVGTVAMADAILARL; encoded by the coding sequence ATGTCTCGCAGCTATCGCATTGCAGTTCTCTCCGGCGACGGAATCGGCCCGGAAGTCATGACCGAAGCCCTCCGCGTACTGGACGCCGTGGAGACCAAGTTCGGCTTCACCACCACCCGCGAGGAGCGCTTCGTGGGCGGCGCGGCGATCGATGCCACCGGCCACCCGCTGCCGCCGGAAACCATCGCCTCTTGTGAAGCGAGCGATGGCATCCTCTTCGGCTCCGTCGGCGGACCGAAGTGGGAAAGCCTGCCACCCGACATCCAGCCCGAGCGCGGCGCACTGCTGCCGCTGCGCAAGCACTTCGGCCTCTTCGCCAATCTCCGCCCCGGCGTCTGCCTGCCCTCGCTGACCCACGCCTCGCCGGTGAAAAATGAACTCATCCCGAATGGCTTCGACGTGCTCTGCGTGCGCGAGCTCACCGGCGGCGTCTATTTCGGCCAACCGAAGGGCCGCGAGGAACGCGATGGCGAGCCGGTCGCCTTCGACACCATGATCTATCGCCAGAGCGAGATCGACCGCATCCTGCGCGTCGCCTTCACCGCCGCGATGGGCCGCGGCAAGCGCCTCGTCTCCGTGGACAAGGCCAACGTGCTCGCCACCTCGGTGTTGTGGCGCGAAACCGCCGTGCAGGTCGCGAAGGATTTCCCGGAGGTCGAGCTCAGCCACCTCTACGTGGACAACGCCGCGATGCAGCTCGTCCGCCGCCCGGATTCCTTCGACGTGCTGGTCACCGAGAACCTCTTCGGCGACATCCTCTCGGATGAAATGGCGATGATCTCCGGGTCGCTCGGCATGCTGCCCTCCGCCTCGCTCGGCAAGCAGAAGGACGGCGGCCTCTACTTCGGCATGTATGAGCCGTCGGGCGGCTCCGCGCCCGACATCGCCGGCAAGGGCATCGCCAATCCCATCGCCCAGATCCTCTCCACCGCCATGCTGCTGCGTTTCTCGCTCGGCGAGAACGACGCCGCCGCCGCGATCGAGGCCGCCGTGGCCAAGGCGATCGACGAAGGCTTCCGCACCGGCGACATCGCCACCGGCGCAGCGGGCGAGACCAAGGTCGGCACCGTCGCCATGGCGGATGCGATTCTGGCACGTTTGTAA
- a CDS encoding beta-ketoacyl-ACP synthase III, whose amino-acid sequence MSDAFTSQHQVCIAGTGSYLPEKVLTNADLAKLVDTSDEWIFSRTGIRERRIAAEGEFTSHMASKAGMRALEQAGLAAEDIELIIVATITPDTLTPATACYVQQQLGAPGAVAFDISAACSGFLYAMKIAKRLISDGAFANALIIGAEKLSSFINWDDRTTCVLFGDGAGAAVLRRAAPDEGSIIATEMGTDGKLTHLLNIPGGGSACPITIDNAGMNLASLSMMGKEVFKHAVNRMKESAEKVIERAGLKPEDIKLVVPHQANLRIIDAIADRLSVPPERVFVNLQKYGNTSAAAVAIALDEANRAGLIKRGEHVVLVVFGAGLTWAAAAVRW is encoded by the coding sequence ATGAGCGACGCCTTCACCTCGCAGCACCAGGTCTGCATTGCCGGCACCGGCAGCTACTTGCCCGAGAAAGTCCTCACCAACGCCGATCTCGCAAAGTTGGTCGACACCTCGGACGAGTGGATCTTCAGCCGCACCGGCATCCGTGAACGGCGTATCGCTGCCGAGGGCGAGTTCACCTCGCACATGGCCTCCAAGGCCGGCATGCGGGCTCTCGAACAAGCCGGCCTCGCGGCAGAGGACATCGAGCTGATCATCGTCGCCACCATCACGCCGGACACGCTCACGCCGGCGACCGCCTGCTACGTCCAACAGCAGCTCGGCGCACCGGGCGCGGTGGCCTTCGACATTTCCGCCGCCTGCTCCGGCTTCCTCTACGCGATGAAGATCGCCAAGCGCCTGATTTCCGACGGCGCCTTTGCCAACGCGCTGATCATTGGCGCGGAAAAACTCTCTTCCTTCATCAATTGGGACGACCGCACCACCTGCGTGCTCTTCGGCGATGGCGCCGGAGCCGCGGTCCTGCGCCGCGCCGCTCCGGATGAAGGATCCATCATCGCCACCGAGATGGGCACCGATGGCAAGCTCACCCACTTGCTCAATATCCCCGGCGGTGGCTCGGCCTGCCCGATCACCATCGACAACGCCGGGATGAACCTCGCCAGCCTCTCGATGATGGGCAAGGAGGTCTTCAAGCACGCCGTGAATCGCATGAAGGAATCGGCGGAGAAGGTCATCGAGCGCGCCGGCCTGAAGCCGGAGGACATCAAGCTCGTGGTGCCGCACCAGGCGAACCTCCGCATCATCGATGCCATCGCCGACCGCCTGTCGGTGCCGCCCGAGCGGGTGTTCGTGAACTTGCAGAAGTACGGCAACACCTCCGCCGCCGCCGTCGCCATCGCGCTCGACGAAGCGAACCGCGCCGGACTCATCAAACGCGGCGAGCACGTCGTGCTGGTCGTTTTCGGCGCAGGCCTCACGTGGGCCGCTGCTGCCGTTAGGTGGTGA